The Panicum hallii strain FIL2 chromosome 5, PHallii_v3.1, whole genome shotgun sequence genome contains the following window.
GAGGAACTTGGGGCCGGAAACCCGGAAGACGCAGACCTCGGCTGGATCGGGAGGCAGATAGCAGTGACCTGCGGGAGACTGCAATGGTTTCCTCCCCTCCTGACCACTCTGGTCAGACGGCCCATCCACGATCGATGGCTTGGCCACTCCGAGGTACCAGTCCTGGCCACCGATGGAGCCCAGGCACTGGGTCACGCTGGCGTGGTGTGTGATGGTCGAGAACTTCAGCGGCCGGTCCTGCAATCGCATGATGTAGAACCTGCGACGGGAAGGggcaaggaaaaaaaaaagctcGAATCTCTGGTCAAGTCCGGACGACACGATTCGAAGTGGGTTTCGTGCGGAGATGCCGTGGGTTTACCTAGGGACGCCGCGGCTGAGGTCGAGCTGCGCATCGTGCGGGCTGAACTCGTCGCCGTCGGGGGAGGCGGCGATGACCTGTCCGAACGGCGCGAAGGACTCGGGCGTGGCCTCCACCGCCCGCAGCTTCACCACCCTCGCCGGCTCCTCCGCGTGCGCGCGTTCCATCTGCGCGGGCTGGGCGGCGCTGGCGCGCACGGCGGCGATGCGGGTGCTTAGCCTTGTAGCGTTGCGGGGGCGGGGTGGAGCCGGAGCAGAGGGAGaagcggcggtgcggcggcagcggcagacATGGAGGGGGATGCACCCGCGGCCCAGGCCCAGCGCCTGCATCACGGGTCCTTTTTGTGGCGGAAGCGGTGAGCTGCCCCGCCCCTGTGGCAGCCTACCGTGCCAGGGCCGGAGGTTCTCTGCTAGTTTCTGTGGCAACCGTGCACGGCGTGCTCGTGTTCGACATGGAACGGCTCTCTCCCACCCGTTTAGTCCTGTCCACTCATCTCTTGAACGCATCCCAAATTGCAATTTTGTGAACGTCTCGTGCGCCTGCGCCATGTGAAGAAGAACAGTGGTTTGACTGACCAGAATGGCCAAGAGCCTGATAGGATTTCAGGCCGATCAGTTTGATTCATTCATTTGCCAAGATTGTTTAAAAGTGTTGGTTCTATATCTACAACCGATCATTGATGTGCTGATTTCAACTTCTCAAAGTGGGTTCATTAAGAAGCGGTGTATACAAGATAATTTCCTGTATATCAGAAATCTTGCAAGAGCTTACCATCGAAAAAAAAAACACCAGCGCTAAAAATGGACATCTTCAAGGCATTTGATCTGATTTCCTGGGAATATTTGTTTCAGCTACAGGAAAAGAGGGGTTTTCCGTCAAGGTGGAGGGATTAGCTGGCTCTTATTTTCAGCTCCTCGACTTTCTCTGTGCTTCTCGATGGGGTTTCAGGGCCCACAATTGAACACAAGAGGGGCCTTCGTCAAGGCGATCCGCTGTCATCTTATCTTTTAATTTTGGCAATTGACacacttcaaaatattttcaagCTGGCAGCATATGAGGGCTGTCTTTCACCCATGCGTGGTCGACATGCCAAGCTTCATTTGTCACTTTATGCCGATGGTGCAGTTGTCTTTGTCAATCCAGTCAGAGAAGAGGTGCAGATGGTGGTTGAGATAATGAAAAAATTTGGAGATGCCACAGGACTAAGGATTAATTTGGAGAAAAGTTCGGTAGCGAGCATCTGCTGCCAAGACCTCGACATGGATGATGTTCTAAGCTCCTTCACTGGCCAACGAGTGGGGTTCCCGCTAACTTATCTGGGACTACCCTTAGTTCTCGGAAGacttcagcttgtccatgtaCAGCGGGACAAGGCCCTAGCAAAATTGTCCGGTTGGCAATGCAAGCTATTGAACCCAGTGGACGAAGAGTGCTGGTTCGGTCCGTGCTTAGCTCCTTGCCTGTTTACTTGCTGACAGTGATCAAACCACCGAAGCAGTTCTTCAAAGCTTTCGATAAGGTGCGCAGACGGTTCTTATGGCCGGAAACCACAGCTGCATGAGAGTAAATGTAAAGTAAGCTGGACGCGGCTGCAAAGACCAATCAACAGAGGTGGTCTTAGGATCACTAACCTGAAAATTTTCAGTCGAGCCCTTAGGTTAAGATGGTTATGGTTTCAATGGAAACACCCAGATTGGCCTTGGGTAGGTAAGGAACTTCAAGTAAATAATGGTCACAAAGCAAGTTTCTGGCTGTCAAGCTGAGTGCAAGGCCTGGCCCCGGCACTCCTCTTTCCGGCTCTGTATAAGCACAACAAACGGAAGAATCGGACTGTCGCGGAAGCCTTGACCAATGATCAGTGGATAAGAGATGTGTCTCACGATTTAACTGTCCCTCTCATTGATGCATTGGTCCAGTTATGGGGTATGATTGAAGATGTGCCTTTTGACCTAAATAATTTGGAGCTTGACATGATTTTGTGGATAAGGACAGCCTCGGGAGATTACTCTGCTAAGTCTGCATACGAGTTGCAATTCAAGGGGGGGTATACGAGTTGCAATTCCAGGGGTTTTTATCTCCAAGTTTCCACATTTGGTGTGGAAGGTCTGGGCCCCTTCAAGATGCAAGATGCAAGTTCTTTATGTGGTTGCTTCTTCGGAACCGAATTTGGACAGCTGACAGGCTGCTTGCTCGAGAATGGTCAAATTCCTATTTCTGCCCTTTATGTTGGAGAAACCTATAGACAGCCCAACATCTTTTTCTGAGTGCCCGGCCTCGTGCTTTATCTGGCGATCGGTTGCGGCATGGATCATCTTCGGACCCGGGCAATTGGAAGGGTGACCTGGAGATTCTCTATTGGTTTACAGCTAGGTGCTCGGGTAATCCAAGGGAACAGTTCTGCTGCTCAATCCAAAGGGCTTGCCGTTTATTAGCGTCCCATCACGAGATGAGTGGACGGAACTGTAGAACCAATGAGACCGAGACGTGACGTCAGAACGGTTTTGGTCTAATGGTCTCCTCCAACTCCATTGCAGCTACGACTTCGTGTGGTCGGAGAACGTATGCAACCAGGACACGTCTAGTTGGTACTAGTTCTCTTTTTAAAAAGGACAAACAGAATACGAAAGCAGCCTCGTGCAATCAAACAAGCATCTGTACCACAGATTAAGAAATTCGGTATTTTTCAGTTTGCTAACTTGTCCAGCTAGTGTGTGGTGTTGCATGGTGCACTTTTAGGGGAAAAAACAGTGGGTTTGTCAATTGCCATTTTTTGGCACCAATAGTAAGAAACATTGTTTGTGTAGCATTACTGACCTTTTTTTACTTATTAGACTAATAATAGCTACTAATATACTAGGGGAACATATGTGTAGACAATGAATATGAGAACACGTAATGAATGTAGTTGAGGACCATATCAATAAATTCTGAATTCAAACACTTTTTCTAAAAAAAGGAGAATTCTCACTGCAACAACTTCCTCCATGGACATGAGCACTTCTGTTGAGTAGCCGGATTGAAGATATCATGGATATCATTAATCATCTGAAATAAGACTTGCAGTGGGCTATTTCTGCATTTTTTTTCACTTTACAATAACACGTGGCGGATGTTACTTGATCCCAGCTAGATGAGGTCCTCTGTCCCTGTCCAGTCGGCTTTGGTTAGGTACTTCGTGTGGCTGTACCAAACAACCATTTAAGTACTTAAATAGTATCATGGGCCCACACTTGTTCCTAGAACACAGAGGGGATCAAAGGTGCTTTGATATACTCTCCACGAAAAGAAATGTTGAGAAAGCAATGCTCTTGGTTCAGAGCACGTCATGTTCAggggagggagaaaaggaaTATTTGTGCCGTGCCAGCTAAATTCTGTACTACTACTTGATTGTAACAATCATTCCTCCAACTTTATTGTTACAGGTTCATTTCCGAGGTGAGTACTCTGTATTGTTTGAACGGTCCAGCCTATCATTGGCTAaaacttttttttatttttttcgaGGAGACTAAACCTTTTGTAATGCATGCCGTTAGTCCTGCAAAGACAATGTCAATCTTGATTGCTTTGAAGTTTAGCATATAGTACAAGACAAAAACATGTTACGGAAAATCAAAAAACTGGATTGAATTCTCTAGCATTTCCAGCTGTACGAACAAAATGGGTCAACATCACTGTACCACCACCATAGATATTTCCATCCATCGTAGCAAAGCGAATAACGCGGGAGAACATCGTGTTATAACCACTTAGTGTGCTACCGTGTTATCATTTTAAATTTGTGCATCTACGTTGCTAAAAAATTTCTAACAAAAATATGAATGGACAGTTCATGTCACATTCTACCATCATGCAAAAATTAAGATGCAACGGAAACTTATACAAGATGCAATAAAAATAAAATCAGTATGTCGGGTTGCAACTGTTCATTTCAGACCCGTAACCCGCTACTATTCATCAGGctgatttctcttttttatttctcatCGCACAAGTTTCAATTGCATCACAAATTTTGCATGATGGTAGATGCTTGCATACTTTATCCATTTATATTTTTATTAAAATTTTAGATGCACGTATAAAGATATTATCGTGTTTGATAACACTTAACACCGGAGATGTTCTCATAACGTGGAGGCAGAGTCGTAGGGAGAGCAGAGGCATCAAGCCAGAACTCGTATCAGCGAAATGcgaaaaaaaaaaactgaaaacTGCGCGTGCGCGTACGATAATTACCACCCGCGGCACCTCGGCGGTCCAGCTGTACAAtccctgacaggtggggccgctGAATCTACCACCAATCACCAGTACTCTATTCCGCTAAGCACACCCGGACACAAAAACACCACGTACACGGGCGTGCGCGCGGAGaccgaccaccaccaccacctcctccggtTGCCTCCGGCCTCGCCTCCCCCTTCCGTCCCTCCTCCTTCCCCGCTCGAGCCTCAACGACTGCCCGCCCCCACGTGGGCGCGAAAGCTCGTCGCCGgaggccatggcggcggcggaggtgtaCTCGccgaccgcggcggcggcggcgcagcagcagcagcgggggAAGGCGGCGTCGCAGGCGTGGCGGGCGGTGGTGGGGTGGATCGGCTTCGTCCTCCAGGTCCTGCTCCAGATCCTCCGGGGCACCCCATCCTGCGCCCAGCTCCTGTCCTTCGTCGGCTTCCGCTACCCCCTCCTCTCCGGGCCCGCGGCCTCCGAGCCGTCGCCGGAGGTGGCCTTCATGCCGCTCCGCTCCGAGATCCCAGCTGACGTGGCCCCTGCACCAGAggctccacctgagcctcttggcCGCCTCACGGTACGAAGATTCGGTTTTTGATTGGATTCGCTGGAGTTTTGGGTGTCTGGGGTGGGGAAAATGGCGCCTTTGGGAGGTATATGGGTGTCAATTGGATACTATGGTTGACTTGGGACGGTGGGAAGTGCCTGCTGATCTTATTGGAGGATGCTTCGGTATTTGGGGATGATTGAGAGTGGTTGATTGAGGTTAATCCAGAGGGTTGACAGCTTAATTCAGGTAGTTGAATTGATTGTGTTACTGTAGAATAATTAGTATCTCGACTATGTAGCAGGCCTTCGTTGAGGATTATTATGTGTTAATGACTTGCTAGCATGGGCAATTAGTTGCTGCAATTGCAAAACAAGTTCTTGCTTTATGGTAGTACGGTTGCATTATCTCCTCTCTGAATTGGGGGTAATATGTTTCCCATGATCTTCTTTTGAAGCTTTGGGAAATAGTTTCAGAACACTGGTTCTCTGATTTTATGTGTAGGTGGGTAGATacttgaacttgccatcattaTTAGACATCTTGATAGGAGCTGGATTATGAGATACTATCATACCAGCTGCTTATGGATGATCCAATACATGGGCTGTTATACTGTAAGATATGCTCATATTGGCAAAGAACTTTAATCTCACGCCAATGTAAACGATTAAAGTTATACCGGTATTGCTTCACATAATGGAGCCAAAACTGAAATGATAGTTATATTAATGTTAAGCAGTACTACCTGATCGGTTTGAAATAGAGTCTGTTTGAACAATTTTCTCTTGTGTTTCTGCATCGAATATTTCTGACAACGTTAGGGTTATCCGTGTAGGTAGTGCTTGATTTGGATGAGACTTTAGTTTCTGCATATGAATCATCTAGTCTTCCGGCTATTGTACGCACCCAAGCTGTTGAAGCAGGATTACATTGCTTTGACATGGAATGTATATCATCTGACAAGGTACCAAACTTCTACCTTTGCTACCTCGCTACGCTTAATCATTTGAATCACAACTCATAAATGAGCTTTGCTTGTGTAAACTTTAAAGGATGTTGAAGGAAAACAGAAGGTGAATCACGTGACTGTTTTTGAGCGCCCTGGTTTGCATGAGTTCTTGCAGAAAACTAGTGAATTTGCAGACCTTATCCTTTTTACAGCAGGTTTAGAAGGTATGTTGGCTGCTCTTATTTTTCTTCACCAAATTAGTCCGACCAATTTTGGCACACAACCTCACTCAACCTATCCACACTTGTCCTCAGGTTATGCTAGACCTTTAGTTGACCGCATAGATGTTCACAACAGATTCAGACTCCGTCTCTATCGGCCATCAACTGTCACCACGTATGTTACATTACCTTTTCTATCAATGCAAATCATGTGTACCACCTCTGTGTTATTGTTGCTGCATATTCATGCGTTGAGAACTGTTTCCTTGCTTATTGGGGATGTGTGCAAAATTAGTTAGCACTCCAGCACCTTTCtaaatggaaaaaaaaagtaGATCATAGCCATGCTTGTACACAGCTATTAATGATGATTTTCATATTATGCACACCAAGTGTTTCTACACTCCAAAAATTTTACAACATGTGCAATGTGCTCTTGGGCTGTCTTCATCTATCGTTTGTTGCCTGTGTTTTTCATCATTGTTTCTGCTAAGTTGCTTCCTGAGATTGTTTTAGAAATGAACCATGGATGCTTCCTTTAGCATGCATTGTTGTGTTGATTCACTGAATTGCTCAAACGTAATATGCCTGTTTCTTGATCTTCTCTCTTCCTGCTTGACTCATTATATTGGTCTGGACCATACTTCTTTGCCAATAACCTTAACAGTTATTTTTTCTTATATCAATGGGTTGCATGATTGCAGGGAATACAGAGAACATGTGAAAGATCTTTCTTGTGTGTCAAAAGATTTCTGCAGAATCGTGATTGTCGACAACAATCCATTCAGTTTCATTCTTCAGCCTTTGAATGGAATACCTTGTGTTCCATTTTCAGCTGGACAGCATTCTGATGATCAGGTAACTGGTGATGAGCACCGATCCTTCAGTGGATCTGAACTTCAACTCTCTAAGATTATACTGATTTTTCCTTGTTTAAACATTTCAGCTCATGACGGTTATATTTCCACTTCTGAAGCATCTTTCACTCCAGAAAGATGTCCGACCTGTATTGCACGAAAGGTTTCATATGCCAGAATGGTTCCAAAAGCATGGGATCCCCCAAACTAATCAGGCAGTGTAAGTTCTGTTGCCGCCCTATGAAACTGTTTTGATGAAGGTTGAAGTGACTACCACGCCATAATTCCCTTAAGAGGGGGAGCACTTGTACATTATCTATATTCATTTAGGGTTCCTGATAAATCGAGTCACTGTTCATATGGAGTTGCCACATCCGAAGATAAGAAAATTGTAATGTAGCATAACGTCAGATTTGTATTTGTGTAGTGGAGCATTTTTATATCAATTAATTGTTGTATATCAGCTCTTGTTGTAAAATTTGATTGCTGACAGTTCAGATAGTCTAATGAACAGTTCATGGGTCAACGACATCAAAGCTTACACCATGAGAACAAATGTCCTGGACATTTTTATCACCATTCCATCCACACTAATGTATTTCTGAATCTAACTATTTGGTATGTTATCATAAATATTAGTCCAAGCTCAACAATTAGTGCATATGTTATCATAAATATTGGTCCAAGCCCAATAATTAGTGCTGGTAGCATGTTGGATCCCTGTATTATTCATTCAcaaaaggaaggaagaaagaaaacaaACACTAGGAGAAGCTACATACGCCAATTACAGGCAACTTTTTGTCAGTGCTCTTTAATATTTTATCTGAAACATTGTCGTCAACAGATTCTCTGGACGTAATAATAGCGGGACATGGAGCATTTTATCTGAATTTCTGGACATCAAAACCGTTGGGGCTCCTTATCTGGCTGATTATCTGGGATGCCTTATCAAACTTGTATGATCTCTCGTAGATGCCGGCAGCCACAAGGTAAAGCTCCCTCTTTTCGATGTTTGGGTCATGGCTAAGCTCGCCGACCAGCGTCTCCAGCGCCTCGAAGTCCTTCTGAGCTCCAAGAAGGCTGATCATCTGGAAGTGCACCCGATCTGAGAACACGCAGCCTTCCTCCCTCATTGCCTGGTATAGTGCCGCGGCCTTGTCGAATTCCTTCAGCTTACCATAAGCATTCATCGCGGTGGCAATCGTCTCCGAGTCCGGCAACTGGCCCAACTTCCTCATTTCATCAAACACCTCGATCACATTCCGGTGCCTCCGGTTCTTGGCAAACAAGTCCATCATGGCTCTGTGCACCGACGAGTCCTTGATCTCGCCGGTGCTGGCTGCACGACGGAACAGCCATGCGGCCTCTTCCACGCGACCGGCGCTCGCCAAGATTTTGATGGCTGTCTCCTTGGGGATGCTGTCCTGGTCTTTCAGGTCGCGCAACAACCGCTTGGCCTGCGAAACAAGCCCGGCACGCTCATAGCCCACTACCATTGTCTGGTACAGCACCGGGTCGATCTCCGTGCCGGCTTCCCGCAGCTTCTCAAACAGCTTGGCAGCGCGGTCGAGCTTCCCGGCCTTCACCCATATGGAGAGCATGGTGGAGTAAGTGATGGCGTTGGGCTGGACGCCGTTGGCCTGCATGTCCTGCACCAAGCTCCCGGCTTTCTCGTCCTCCAGCGACTTGCCGTAGATGGCAATCATGGTGTTGTACGTCACCACGTTCGGTTTGACGCTGTTGCCAGCGCCACCATTGCCATCGGAAGCGATGCGCATGAGACTGAACAGGTGAACCGCCTCGCCGAACAGCCCGGCGTCGCCGTAGACGCGGAGCATGGTGTTGTAGGTGACCACACTCGGCGCCACGCCGGCCCGGCGCATGTTCCAGAACAGCCGGTCCGCCTCGCGCGCGAGGTCGAGCTGCCCGTACGCGTTGAGCACGATGTTGAACACCGAGAGGTCCGGCTTgacgcgcgccacggcgcgcaTGTGCGAGAAGAGCGACACGGCCGCGAGGTGCCGCCCGCGGCGCGCCAGCGCGGCGAGGATCGGGGAGTAGGACTCCGCGTCGGGCGCGACGCCGTCGGCGGGCATGTCGTGGAGCAGCAGCCGCTTGGCGTCGCGGAGCAGGTCGGACTTGCAgtaggcggcgacggcggcgttgTAGGCCTTGCGGTCGGGCCTGATCCCCGCGCCCCGCAGCCGGGAGAAGAGCGCGAGCGCCTTGGGCGCGTCGCCGCCGCGGAGGGCAAGGTGGATGAGGTTGGAGAAGAGGATGAGGTCCGGGGCCACGGCGTCGTCCTCCATGAGCGGCAGGAAGGTGAGCGCGTGGTCGAGGTGGCCCGCGCGGGTGAGCGCCGCCAGGAGTGTGGAGTAGGAGAACGCGTCGGGGGTCACGCCCCTGTCCCGCATCTCGAGAAGGAGGCCGGAGGCGAGGCGGAGCTTGCCAGCGCGGCAGgcggagcggaggaggaggttGTAGGGGATGAGGAGCGCGGGGGCCGTGAGGTCCGGTGCGAGGAGGTCGAGCAGCGCGACGCCGCGGCGCGGGTCGGGGAGGCGGGAAAGGAGCGCGCCGAGGAGGCGCGCGGAGACGGGGCGGTGCGGGGCGAGTACGGCTGCCAGGTCGGCCGCCGTCCGCGCGGCGGAGAGCGCGGCCACGAGTGCGGGGACGTCGAGGGCGCGGTCCTCGTGCTGGCGCTGCTGGAGCTCGGCGGCGGACTTGTGGCGGTGATGGAGGGGGTGGGAGGTGGGGAGGTTGGGGTTCAGCCAGACGGATTTCGCTGCCGGGACGCGgcgcggggaaggggaggacAGCGCGGCGGCTGTGGCCGTGGCCGCAGACGCAGCAGTGGGAGGCATGGGCCGTGGGCGTGCGCAGCCTCGTGGGAGCGggagtggcggtggcggtggcgcggcAGGGGAGAAACGGATAGGAGATTTTTGCCGTTGGTGGGGACGTATCGCATCGGCAGACAGAGTAGGATTTTTatttacagaaaaccccctaaaCTGGATTTTTATTACATAAAACCcctaatcggatcgcgattactgATCGCGATCCAATTATTTACTGAAACCCCCCAagttggatcgcgattattaatcgcgatccgattatttGCATAAACACCCCTATTTGTGGCCATATTttttacaaactagtcccttCTGTTCTCTTCTCTCACACGGCGACGCAGCGCTCTCTTTCCcgtccgccgccggcgagatAGATTTGCTGGCAAGCTGCGCCCAGTGGCACCTTCTCGTCGTCGTGGCCGTACTCATGCTCCGTCACCCAACCTTCCTCCTCTCCTTCGCCCACTCCATGCTCCAcgccctcctctcctcctccccttctccgccccgggcggcggcgggcaggcgATGCGGTCAGGGGTTTCGACGGGGATCGAGAGCTAGCGCCGGACAGCTGGATCATCAGTTTAGTGGGGAAGCACCGGAACGCCACGGTGGTCGTCGCGCGGTTCAGCCACACCATCGTCGTGCGCCCCGTGGTCGACCACCACGCCCCCGCTCGCTGGAGCTGCCCCAACTTCAGGTCCGACGACCCCGCTGCGCTTGAGGGCCGCTGTCTGGACGAGGCCGCGGAGATCCTTCGGAAGCTGAGGTAACATTGCACATTTTAGTTTGGTCATTGGTCTAGCGGAAAGGCTTGGATTCGAATGTGGGCCCTTTGCTTCCTTGCTTGCGTCTTGGATTTGATGGTAATTTAGTTGTTCGGAACATTGCGGGCTTGCGGCAACCTCGAAATTATGAAATTAGAGATCCAATAATCTTTTCAGATAAAAAAATTGAGGGCCATTCAGATGATTTTGCGATGCTTCAAGACCATAAGATGTTATGCTTGGTTTAAGTTCACCATATGTCGTTGAAAGGTAGAGGTTTAGATTAAAAACGCCGAGGTCACAGGATCAATGCCATGAACAACATACAGCAGGTCTGCCAAAAACGTAGAAGGCCATCCAAAGTTCCAAACTGTGGAAGCGCAAATGGACCATGGACTCGATAGAGGCACCAATGATGAAACCTTGGACAGTATTTTCTCATGTTATCATTAACGAATCAGATGGAGTACAAGGGTGGGCTTTCAACTGTACAGATACACACCGTGGAAAATTTCTGATATTTACATACACTGGTACACTCAGGAATCACTCACAGGGCAGGGGTTCCACGCCGAGAATTACCCTGaagacaaaaaaaaagaaagaaagaaagaaggaatCCTGTAACCACAAAGGGCTTCTACAGCAAAAGGAAAAGAGTAATGTTTCATGTTAAGGGAAACGAAATTTCTCAGGAACTTTACGAAGGCTCCAAATTAGGAGAAACACAGACTCATCCTTATGTGTGAAGAAAGCTGTCCCAAAGTAGAAGCAACGGACGGCTTCTCGTTAGTACGCAAAAGAAAGCCATGGATGCTGTAGTGCTTCATCGGCTGTTGGTCTTTT
Protein-coding sequences here:
- the LOC112892147 gene encoding pentatricopeptide repeat-containing protein At5g39980, chloroplastic; translated protein: MPPTAASAATATAAALSSPSPRRVPAAKSVWLNPNLPTSHPLHHRHKSAAELQQRQHEDRALDVPALVAALSAARTAADLAAVLAPHRPVSARLLGALLSRLPDPRRGVALLDLLAPDLTAPALLIPYNLLLRSACRAGKLRLASGLLLEMRDRGVTPDAFSYSTLLAALTRAGHLDHALTFLPLMEDDAVAPDLILFSNLIHLALRGGDAPKALALFSRLRGAGIRPDRKAYNAAVAAYCKSDLLRDAKRLLLHDMPADGVAPDAESYSPILAALARRGRHLAAVSLFSHMRAVARVKPDLSVFNIVLNAYGQLDLAREADRLFWNMRRAGVAPSVVTYNTMLRVYGDAGLFGEAVHLFSLMRIASDGNGGAGNSVKPNVVTYNTMIAIYGKSLEDEKAGSLVQDMQANGVQPNAITYSTMLSIWVKAGKLDRAAKLFEKLREAGTEIDPVLYQTMVVGYERAGLVSQAKRLLRDLKDQDSIPKETAIKILASAGRVEEAAWLFRRAASTGEIKDSSVHRAMMDLFAKNRRHRNVIEVFDEMRKLGQLPDSETIATAMNAYGKLKEFDKAAALYQAMREEGCVFSDRVHFQMISLLGAQKDFEALETLVGELSHDPNIEKRELYLVAAGIYERSYKFDKASQIISQIRSPNGFDVQKFR
- the LOC112892148 gene encoding carboxy-terminal domain RNA polymerase II polypeptide A small phosphatase 1-like; amino-acid sequence: MAAAEVYSPTAAAAAQQQQRGKAASQAWRAVVGWIGFVLQVLLQILRGTPSCAQLLSFVGFRYPLLSGPAASEPSPEVAFMPLRSEIPADVAPAPEAPPEPLGRLTVVLDLDETLVSAYESSSLPAIVRTQAVEAGLHCFDMECISSDKDVEGKQKVNHVTVFERPGLHEFLQKTSEFADLILFTAGLEGYARPLVDRIDVHNRFRLRLYRPSTVTTEYREHVKDLSCVSKDFCRIVIVDNNPFSFILQPLNGIPCVPFSAGQHSDDQLMTVIFPLLKHLSLQKDVRPVLHERFHMPEWFQKHGIPQTNQAV
- the LOC112893080 gene encoding uncharacterized protein LOC112893080 — encoded protein: MQALGLGRGCIPLHVCRCRRTAASPSAPAPPRPRNATRLSTRIAAVRASAAQPAQMERAHAEEPARVVKLRAVEATPESFAPFGQVIAASPDGDEFSPHDAQLDLSRGVPRFYIMRLQDRPLKFSTITHHASVTQCLGSIGGQDWYLGVAKPSIVDGPSDQSGQEGRKPLQSPAGHCYLPPDPAEVCVFRVSGPKFLKLNRGTWHAGPLFKADAVDFYNLELSNTNVVDRTTHHLKKHDGIIFVVED